The Achromobacter pestifer genome includes a region encoding these proteins:
- the motB gene encoding flagellar motor protein MotB translates to MSTVNNHRVVIRRKKGGHGGGHHGGSWKIAYADFITAMMAFFLVMWLISIVPREELKGIAEYFRMPLRVAIAGGPSSSAETSAVPGGGKDPLRSEGDVRRAQGNRVEAQPMGDAERREQHRLENLKKRLENVIETSPVLKSFRPQLLIDLTTEGLRIQIIDNQNRPMFATGRADVQPYMRDILRELGPVLNELPNKVSISGHTDASQYARGERAYSNWELSADRANASRQELVAGGMNESKVLRIQGLSSSMSLVKDDPYAAVNRRISLVVLNQSTQRRIENENAAAADVSAKDAREVGTAVEAAQAAAQATTATKPGEAESNPSAEGVR, encoded by the coding sequence ATGAGTACGGTAAACAACCACCGCGTGGTGATCCGTCGCAAGAAGGGTGGGCACGGCGGCGGGCATCATGGGGGTAGCTGGAAGATTGCGTACGCCGACTTCATCACGGCGATGATGGCGTTCTTCCTGGTGATGTGGCTGATCAGCATCGTGCCCCGAGAAGAGCTCAAGGGCATCGCGGAGTACTTTCGCATGCCGTTGCGCGTCGCCATCGCGGGCGGGCCTAGCAGTTCGGCCGAGACCAGCGCGGTGCCGGGCGGCGGCAAGGACCCCTTGCGCAGCGAAGGCGACGTGCGCCGCGCGCAGGGTAACCGCGTCGAGGCGCAGCCCATGGGCGACGCCGAGCGCCGCGAACAGCATCGCCTGGAAAACCTGAAAAAGCGGCTTGAGAACGTCATCGAGACCAGCCCGGTGCTGAAGAGCTTCAGGCCGCAGCTGCTGATCGACCTGACCACTGAAGGCTTGCGCATCCAGATCATCGACAACCAGAACCGTCCAATGTTCGCCACCGGCCGCGCGGATGTGCAGCCCTATATGCGCGACATCCTGCGGGAACTGGGGCCGGTATTGAACGAATTGCCCAACAAGGTCAGCATATCCGGCCACACCGACGCGTCGCAGTACGCCCGTGGGGAGCGCGCCTACAGCAACTGGGAACTGTCGGCCGACCGTGCCAACGCATCGCGCCAGGAGCTGGTGGCCGGCGGCATGAACGAAAGCAAGGTCCTGCGCATCCAGGGGCTGTCGTCCAGCATGAGCCTGGTTAAAGATGACCCGTATGCAGCCGTTAATAGACGCATCAGCCTAGTGGTGCTCAACCAGAGCACTCAGCGGCGCATCGAAAACGAGAACGCCGCGGCTGCGGACGTCAGCGCCAAGGATGCCCGCGAGGTGGGAACGGCAGTGGAAGCGGCGCAAGCCGCCGCCCAGGCCACGACGGCAACCAAACCAGGCGAGGCGGAGAGCAACCCGTCCGCCGAAGGGGTTCGATAG
- the motA gene encoding flagellar motor stator protein MotA: MLIVIGFLVVSVSVVGSFIALGGHLGALYQPFELTLIFGAAFGAFLASNSKKSLMLVKAALPDSLKSSRYGKDVYMELMALLYVLLNKARREGLMAIESHIEDPESSPIFSEYPRIAKDAKLMEFITDYLRIMISGNMSSFEIETLMDEEIETYRHEREVPVRALQQMADGLPAFGIVAAVLGVIKALAAVDQPPAILGDLISKAMVGTFLGILLAYGFVGPLASRIDRRSDEATKVLECIKTTLLASMNGYPPQLAVEFGRKVLFSAVRPTFGELEEHVRQAKSTATGKA, from the coding sequence GTGTTGATTGTTATCGGTTTTCTCGTGGTGAGCGTGTCGGTCGTCGGCAGCTTCATAGCGCTGGGCGGCCACTTGGGCGCGCTGTATCAGCCGTTCGAGCTCACGCTGATTTTCGGGGCGGCTTTCGGGGCTTTCCTCGCCAGCAACAGCAAGAAGTCGCTGATGCTGGTCAAGGCCGCGCTGCCTGACTCGCTGAAAAGCTCGCGCTACGGCAAGGACGTATACATGGAGCTGATGGCGCTCTTGTACGTGCTGCTGAACAAGGCGCGCCGCGAGGGCCTCATGGCCATCGAATCGCATATCGAGGATCCGGAATCCAGTCCGATCTTCAGCGAATATCCCCGCATCGCCAAAGACGCCAAGCTCATGGAGTTCATCACGGACTACCTGCGCATCATGATCAGCGGCAACATGAGCTCGTTCGAAATCGAAACGCTCATGGACGAGGAAATCGAGACCTACCGCCATGAACGCGAGGTTCCCGTGCGCGCCCTGCAACAAATGGCCGACGGCCTGCCGGCCTTCGGCATCGTGGCGGCGGTGCTGGGCGTGATCAAGGCGTTGGCCGCGGTGGACCAGCCTCCGGCGATCCTGGGCGACCTGATTTCCAAGGCCATGGTGGGCACGTTCCTGGGCATTCTGCTGGCCTACGGCTTCGTGGGGCCCTTGGCCTCGCGCATCGACCGCCGCAGCGACGAAGCCACCAAGGTGCTGGAATGCATCAAGACCACGTTGCTGGCCAGCATGAACGGCTATCCGCCGCAGTTGGCGGTGGAATTTGGCCGCAAGGTGCTGTTCTCGGCCGTGCGTCCGACCTTCGGTGAGCTGGAAGAACACGTCCGGCAAGCCAAGTCCACAGCCACCGGCAAGGCCTGA
- the flhC gene encoding flagellar transcriptional regulator FlhC has protein sequence MATKSVSQEADDILLASSMITLGARLQVLEAETSLSHDRLARLYREIRGCSPPKGMLPFSVDWFMTWLPNIHSSLFYNVYSFLNTRTSSKGIRATIDAYRLYLENAGMDAAESTEPVLSFTRAWMLVRFFDSGMLQMSACRQCGGHFIAHAHDPQSDFVCAICRPPPRAGKTRAAAKARAGTRPAPVANTARL, from the coding sequence ATGGCCACCAAGAGCGTTTCGCAGGAAGCGGATGACATCCTGCTTGCCAGCTCCATGATCACTTTGGGAGCTCGGCTGCAGGTGCTGGAGGCTGAAACCAGCCTCAGCCATGACCGCCTGGCGCGCCTGTACCGCGAAATTCGCGGCTGCTCGCCACCCAAGGGCATGCTGCCTTTTTCGGTCGACTGGTTCATGACCTGGCTGCCGAACATCCACTCCTCGCTCTTTTACAACGTGTATTCGTTCCTGAATACGCGTACCAGCAGCAAGGGCATACGCGCCACCATCGACGCCTATCGCCTCTATCTCGAAAACGCCGGCATGGATGCCGCTGAAAGCACGGAACCCGTCCTGAGCTTCACGCGGGCCTGGATGCTGGTGCGTTTTTTCGACAGCGGCATGCTGCAAATGTCCGCCTGCCGCCAGTGCGGAGGCCATTTCATCGCTCACGCCCACGATCCTCAATCGGATTTCGTGTGCGCGATCTGCCGGCCGCCACCCCGCGCCGGCAAGACCCGCGCCGCGGCCAAGGCGCGCGCCGGCACCCGCCCCGCGCCCGTCGCGAACACCGCCCGGCTCTGA
- the flhD gene encoding flagellar transcriptional regulator FlhD, producing the protein MQQVENSLLTDIREVNLSYLLLAQRMLRDDYAASMFRLGFSNEVADILMRLSPAQLVKLASSSSLLCRFRFDDYSLLSALTHDVLGGALQQAHATILLAKQPVEELA; encoded by the coding sequence GTGCAACAAGTCGAAAATTCATTGCTGACAGACATTCGTGAAGTGAATCTGTCCTATTTGTTACTGGCGCAACGCATGCTGCGCGACGACTACGCGGCGTCGATGTTCCGCCTGGGATTCAGCAATGAGGTCGCTGACATCCTCATGCGCCTATCGCCGGCGCAATTGGTCAAGCTCGCAAGCTCCAGCTCGCTGCTGTGCCGTTTCCGCTTCGACGACTACAGCCTGTTGTCCGCGCTGACCCATGACGTGCTGGGCGGTGCGCTGCAGCAAGCGCATGCAACCATTCTGCTGGCCAAGCAGCCTGTCGAAGAATTGGCCTGA
- a CDS encoding RNA polymerase sigma factor FliA, with amino-acid sequence MPHADDSLVDYAPLVRKLALQLLARLPASVELDDLIQAGMIGLLDAVRRYQETPDAQFETYATTRIRGAMLDELRGQDWLPRSVRAKARKIEQAIQQLEQRLMRAPSEAEIAQQLDMPLNEYQSLLHDAQGVQIVHYEDFTTEPDSASGQSDWAATLNHGAAGGNPLDSLLAGDFRQALIHAIDALPEREKLLLSLCYEQGLNLKEIGAILNVTEARVCQLRSQATARIRAKLKEQAWHELPQDGQIAQVI; translated from the coding sequence ATGCCTCACGCAGATGACAGCCTGGTCGACTATGCCCCGCTAGTGCGGAAGCTGGCCCTGCAATTGCTCGCCCGGCTACCCGCCAGCGTAGAACTCGACGACCTGATACAGGCCGGCATGATCGGCCTGCTCGACGCCGTGCGCCGCTATCAGGAAACCCCCGACGCCCAATTCGAGACCTACGCCACCACCCGCATCCGCGGCGCGATGCTGGACGAACTCCGCGGCCAGGATTGGCTGCCCCGTAGCGTCCGCGCCAAGGCGCGCAAGATCGAACAGGCCATCCAGCAGCTGGAGCAGCGTTTGATGCGCGCCCCGAGCGAAGCCGAAATCGCGCAACAACTCGACATGCCGCTGAACGAGTACCAATCGCTGCTGCACGACGCCCAGGGCGTACAGATCGTGCACTACGAGGACTTCACCACCGAACCCGACTCTGCCAGCGGCCAATCCGACTGGGCCGCCACGCTGAACCATGGCGCCGCCGGCGGCAATCCGCTGGATTCGCTGCTGGCCGGCGACTTCCGCCAGGCGCTGATCCACGCCATCGACGCCCTCCCCGAGCGTGAAAAGCTGCTGTTGTCGCTTTGTTACGAACAGGGGCTGAACCTGAAGGAGATCGGCGCAATCCTGAATGTGACCGAAGCGCGGGTGTGCCAACTGAGGTCGCAGGCGACGGCACGGATACGGGCGAAGCTGAAGGAACAGGCGTGGCACGAGTTGCCCCAGGACGGGCAGATTGCACAGGTGATATAG
- a CDS encoding FliC/FljB family flagellin produces the protein MAAVINTNYLSLVAQNNLNKSQSALGSAIERLSSGLRINSAKDDAAGQAIANRFTANVKGLTQAARNANDGISIAQTTEGALNEINNNLQRIRQLSVQATNGTNSGTDLNSIQDEIKQRLEEIDRVSAQTQFNGVKVLAKDSTLKIQVGANDGETIDIDLKEITASTLGLQGFNVNGVKGAATKFDGVSAAQKAQIKANYGDSTAVTKVAVAPGSFAADLSARLGVVAGSVALEADAYQDDSGNWFAKVNITPASATESAALKASGFNIDATKTGSYYVALDPAKADFTATAGTATFTPDGKTLSFGSLVQGSTTNALATMDSALASVDSLRSSLGALQNRFESTVANLNNTITNLSAARSRIEDSDYATEVSNMTKNQILQQAGTSVLAQANQVPQNVLSLLR, from the coding sequence ATGGCTGCAGTCATCAATACCAACTATCTCTCGCTGGTTGCTCAAAACAACCTGAACAAGTCGCAATCGGCTCTGGGCAGCGCCATCGAGCGTCTGTCGTCGGGTCTGCGCATCAACAGCGCCAAGGACGACGCCGCTGGCCAAGCCATCGCCAACCGCTTCACCGCCAACGTCAAGGGCCTGACCCAAGCCGCTCGCAACGCCAACGACGGCATCTCGATCGCTCAGACGACCGAAGGCGCGCTGAACGAAATCAACAACAACCTGCAGCGCATCCGCCAGCTGTCCGTGCAAGCCACCAACGGCACGAACTCCGGCACCGACCTGAACTCGATCCAGGACGAAATCAAGCAGCGCCTGGAAGAAATCGACCGCGTGTCGGCCCAGACCCAGTTCAACGGCGTGAAGGTCCTGGCCAAGGACAGCACCCTGAAGATTCAAGTCGGCGCCAACGACGGCGAAACCATCGACATCGACCTGAAGGAAATCACCGCGTCCACGCTGGGCCTGCAAGGCTTCAACGTCAACGGCGTCAAGGGTGCCGCCACCAAGTTCGACGGCGTAAGCGCAGCGCAGAAGGCGCAGATCAAGGCCAACTATGGTGACAGCACCGCGGTTACCAAGGTCGCCGTCGCTCCCGGCTCGTTTGCAGCCGACCTGAGCGCCCGCCTGGGCGTGGTGGCCGGTAGCGTCGCCCTGGAAGCGGACGCCTATCAGGACGACTCGGGCAATTGGTTCGCCAAGGTGAACATCACTCCTGCCAGCGCTACTGAATCGGCAGCCTTGAAGGCATCCGGCTTCAACATCGATGCCACCAAGACCGGCTCCTACTACGTCGCTCTGGATCCGGCCAAGGCTGATTTCACCGCAACGGCGGGCACCGCTACGTTCACCCCCGATGGCAAGACGCTCAGCTTCGGTTCGCTGGTGCAAGGCTCGACCACCAACGCGCTGGCTACCATGGACAGCGCACTGGCGAGCGTTGATTCCTTGCGTAGCTCGCTGGGCGCCCTGCAGAACCGCTTCGAATCGACCGTTGCCAACCTGAACAACACGATCACGAACCTGTCCGCAGCCCGTTCGCGCATCGAAGATTCGGACTACGCGACCGAAGTGTCGAACATGACCAAGAACCAGATCCTGCAACAGGCCGGCACCTCGGTCCTGGCCCAGGCCAACCAGGTTCCGCAGAACGTGCTGTCGCTGCTGCGCTAA
- a CDS encoding methyltransferase regulatory domain-containing protein has protein sequence MDATIPVSSDDDSANQEIARQYDERPYASEAFFYSSPAHIQAVAHLYGVAAPAPHRARVLEIGCAAGGNLLPFALAYPDAEVVGVDLSPVQIEAGRRVLARTGVKNLTLHAMSLTDIGPEFGKFDYIIAHGVFSWIPPAVREALMKLCHTNLTDEGVAYISYNTYPGWKAGDIIRDAMTLHVHGLTSGKERVESARAVINMFKQGTAGSNTLGAALGKIIHSLDRLPDYYLEHEYLETFNSPCYLVEFADLAMRSGLDHMGDAQPQLEISANYGQNVQLNLSLTAIGQPRLVRQQYLDFLVGQNFRKSLLVQLARQAEMLHQPDPARASALRLAAHFDKVDAPADVSSQNGEQWLRDQNGVMLCADNAATLAVTELLSQAWPRSLTVVEIVDRIDLPATDIERAWLHLVSVGRVLLAQDQTPYDAIPQDMAPSLIPGIVALLDAKAGDDSQVAPSNLWHCPVYWTPDAVQFWTMRQMDGQRNEAALSKLLRDAWQQGIVSGPNGESLTGQRNLDALAQRFIRALLEILRRHALRLS, from the coding sequence GTGGACGCCACCATCCCCGTTTCGTCCGACGACGACAGCGCCAACCAGGAAATCGCTCGCCAGTACGACGAGCGGCCATATGCCTCGGAGGCGTTTTTCTATTCCTCCCCCGCGCATATCCAGGCAGTCGCGCATTTGTACGGCGTGGCCGCGCCTGCGCCCCATCGCGCGAGGGTACTGGAGATCGGCTGCGCGGCAGGCGGGAACCTCCTGCCATTCGCGCTGGCCTATCCCGATGCGGAAGTGGTAGGCGTCGATCTGTCGCCGGTGCAGATCGAGGCGGGCCGACGGGTGCTAGCGCGCACGGGCGTGAAGAACTTGACGCTGCATGCCATGAGCCTGACCGATATCGGGCCGGAGTTCGGCAAGTTTGATTACATCATTGCGCACGGCGTTTTCAGCTGGATCCCTCCGGCTGTGCGCGAAGCGCTGATGAAGCTGTGCCACACCAACCTGACTGACGAAGGCGTGGCCTACATCAGCTACAACACGTACCCAGGCTGGAAGGCCGGAGACATCATTCGGGATGCCATGACTTTGCATGTGCATGGACTGACCTCAGGCAAGGAGCGTGTGGAGTCGGCTCGGGCGGTGATCAACATGTTCAAGCAGGGGACGGCAGGCAGCAATACGCTGGGCGCGGCGCTCGGCAAGATCATTCATTCCCTGGATCGCTTGCCAGACTATTACCTCGAACACGAATACCTTGAGACCTTCAATTCACCGTGCTACCTGGTCGAATTTGCCGACCTCGCCATGCGCAGTGGGTTGGACCATATGGGAGATGCCCAACCCCAGCTGGAAATCTCGGCAAACTACGGGCAGAACGTGCAATTGAATCTGAGCCTTACCGCAATTGGGCAGCCCAGGTTGGTCCGTCAGCAATACCTGGATTTTCTCGTTGGACAGAACTTCCGTAAGAGTCTGTTGGTGCAGCTCGCGCGCCAAGCCGAAATGCTGCATCAGCCAGACCCAGCTCGAGCCAGCGCGCTCCGCCTGGCTGCGCACTTTGACAAGGTGGATGCACCCGCCGATGTTTCCTCCCAGAATGGCGAGCAATGGTTGCGCGATCAGAATGGAGTCATGCTGTGCGCCGACAATGCGGCAACGTTGGCCGTCACGGAACTGCTGTCGCAGGCATGGCCTCGCTCGTTGACGGTCGTAGAGATTGTTGATCGTATCGACTTGCCCGCTACCGACATCGAACGAGCCTGGCTGCATCTGGTCTCCGTCGGGCGGGTATTGCTTGCGCAGGACCAGACTCCCTACGATGCCATACCGCAAGACATGGCACCCAGCTTGATACCCGGTATCGTGGCGTTGCTTGATGCAAAGGCTGGGGATGATAGCCAAGTGGCGCCTTCGAACCTCTGGCATTGCCCCGTGTACTGGACTCCTGATGCCGTGCAATTCTGGACCATGCGTCAGATGGACGGCCAGCGTAACGAGGCCGCGTTGAGCAAGCTGCTACGCGATGCATGGCAACAAGGGATTGTGTCGGGCCCCAATGGGGAAAGCTTGACGGGCCAACGCAACCTTGACGCCTTGGCACAGCGTTTCATCAGGGCGCTATTGGAAATCTTGCGTCGTCACGCGTTGCGGCTTTCCTGA
- a CDS encoding type II toxin-antitoxin system RelE/ParE family toxin → MLHWEGASKKDFKKFPIEVQKDLGVALFVVQLGGMPISAKPWKGLGPRVHELVDDYLGDTFRAVYTVRVGDAVHVLHAFQKKSKSGIATPQPDIALIQRRLKAVLARYESGGSKQ, encoded by the coding sequence ATGCTGCACTGGGAAGGCGCCAGCAAGAAGGACTTCAAGAAATTTCCCATCGAAGTCCAGAAAGATCTGGGCGTGGCGCTGTTCGTCGTTCAGCTGGGTGGCATGCCAATCTCGGCCAAGCCTTGGAAAGGATTGGGGCCGCGGGTGCATGAGCTGGTGGATGACTATCTCGGCGATACGTTTCGGGCTGTCTATACCGTACGAGTGGGTGACGCCGTGCATGTGTTGCATGCTTTCCAGAAGAAGTCCAAGTCCGGCATCGCCACGCCGCAGCCGGATATCGCGCTTATCCAGCGGCGTTTGAAGGCGGTACTGGCCCGGTACGAATCCGGCGGGAGCAAGCAATGA
- a CDS encoding helix-turn-helix domain-containing protein, with translation MTRREHSPGTDNVLLDLGFEDAAELSAKAALALKLNELIDQRGLSQIEAAALTGMTQPKVSQIRRYKLQNISLERLMRALVSLDQHVEIVVEPARRTHAPGITVAA, from the coding sequence ATGACACGTAGAGAACATTCCCCAGGCACCGACAACGTCTTGCTGGACCTGGGTTTCGAAGATGCCGCGGAACTGTCGGCCAAGGCGGCGCTGGCGCTCAAGCTCAATGAATTGATCGATCAGCGAGGGCTCAGCCAGATCGAAGCCGCAGCGCTTACGGGCATGACCCAGCCCAAGGTTTCGCAGATTCGTCGCTACAAGCTGCAGAACATCTCGCTGGAACGCTTGATGCGGGCCTTGGTGTCGCTGGATCAGCATGTGGAGATCGTGGTCGAGCCCGCGCGGCGCACGCATGCGCCGGGGATTACCGTCGCGGCGTGA
- a CDS encoding YjfB family protein, producing the protein MDASISSTVNTALALQDANLMQEVQTRVLKKALNAQADTALTLMQSLPVLAVDATLGSRINTHA; encoded by the coding sequence ATGGACGCATCGATCAGCAGTACCGTCAATACCGCCCTGGCTTTGCAGGACGCGAATCTCATGCAGGAAGTGCAGACCCGAGTGCTGAAGAAGGCGCTCAATGCGCAAGCGGATACGGCCTTGACGCTGATGCAATCGCTGCCGGTGCTGGCCGTGGATGCCACGCTGGGCTCGCGCATCAATACACACGCCTGA
- the lpdA gene encoding dihydrolipoyl dehydrogenase, giving the protein MSNTVQIKVPDIGDFKEVEVIEVLVAVGDTIKPEQSLITVESDKASMEIPASQGGVVKSINVKVGDKVAEGTVVLEVEAAAGAAAAPTAKEAPKAAEAPKQAAPAAVAAPAAASFKGSADGEYDMLVLGAGPGGYSAAFRAADLGLSVVLVERYDTLGGVCLNVGCIPSKALLHNAAIIDEARELAAHGISFGEPKIDLDKLRGYKDSVVAKLTGGLAGMARARKVTVVHGVGEFADPNHLAVKSADGKTQTLRFKQAIIAAGSQSVKLPFLPQDDRIVDSTGALLLREVPKKMLIVGGGIIGLEMGTVYSTLGARLDVVEMLDGLMQGADRDLVKVWQKKNAYRFDNIMLKTKTVGAEAKKDGIYVSFEGEGAPKEPQRYDLVLQAVGRSPNGKKIGADRAGIAVTDRGFIEVDRQMRTNVPHIYAIGDIVGQPMLAHKAVHEGHVAAEAAAGQKSFFDARVIPSVAYTDPEVAWVGLTEDEAKKQGIKIEKGVFPWAASGRAIANGRDEGFTKLIFDAETHRILGGSIVGTHAGDLISELALAVEMGADVVDIAKTIHPHPTLGESVGMAAEVAEGVCTDLPPMKKK; this is encoded by the coding sequence ATGAGCAATACCGTTCAAATCAAAGTGCCGGACATCGGCGACTTCAAGGAAGTGGAAGTCATCGAAGTGCTGGTCGCCGTGGGCGACACGATCAAGCCCGAGCAGAGCCTGATCACCGTCGAGTCCGACAAGGCCTCGATGGAAATCCCCGCGTCGCAGGGCGGCGTGGTGAAGTCCATCAACGTGAAGGTCGGCGACAAGGTCGCCGAAGGCACGGTCGTGCTGGAAGTGGAAGCTGCCGCGGGTGCTGCCGCCGCGCCCACCGCCAAGGAGGCCCCCAAGGCCGCCGAGGCGCCCAAGCAAGCAGCTCCGGCTGCGGTAGCCGCGCCCGCCGCGGCCAGCTTCAAGGGCTCGGCCGACGGCGAGTACGACATGCTGGTGCTGGGCGCCGGCCCCGGCGGCTACTCCGCCGCCTTCCGCGCCGCCGACCTGGGCCTGTCCGTGGTCCTGGTGGAACGCTACGACACCCTGGGCGGCGTCTGCCTGAACGTGGGCTGCATTCCGTCCAAGGCGCTGCTGCACAACGCCGCCATCATCGATGAAGCCCGCGAACTGGCTGCCCACGGCATCAGCTTCGGCGAGCCCAAGATCGACCTGGACAAGCTGCGCGGCTATAAGGACAGCGTGGTCGCCAAGTTGACCGGCGGCCTGGCCGGCATGGCCCGCGCGCGCAAGGTCACCGTGGTGCACGGCGTGGGCGAATTCGCCGACCCCAACCACCTGGCGGTCAAGTCCGCCGACGGCAAGACCCAGACCCTGCGCTTCAAGCAGGCCATCATCGCCGCCGGCAGCCAGTCGGTGAAGCTGCCGTTCCTGCCCCAGGACGACCGCATCGTCGACTCCACCGGCGCCTTGCTGCTGCGTGAAGTGCCGAAGAAGATGCTCATCGTCGGCGGCGGCATCATCGGCCTGGAAATGGGCACGGTGTACTCCACGCTGGGCGCGCGCCTGGATGTGGTGGAAATGCTGGACGGCCTGATGCAGGGCGCCGACCGCGACTTGGTCAAGGTATGGCAGAAGAAGAACGCCTACCGCTTCGACAACATCATGTTGAAGACCAAGACCGTGGGCGCGGAAGCCAAGAAGGATGGCATCTATGTCAGCTTCGAAGGCGAGGGCGCTCCCAAGGAGCCGCAACGCTACGACCTGGTGCTGCAAGCGGTGGGCCGCAGCCCCAACGGCAAGAAGATCGGCGCCGACCGCGCCGGCATCGCCGTGACCGACCGCGGCTTCATCGAAGTCGATCGCCAGATGCGTACCAACGTGCCGCACATCTACGCCATCGGCGACATCGTCGGCCAGCCCATGCTGGCGCACAAGGCCGTGCATGAAGGCCACGTCGCCGCCGAAGCCGCCGCAGGCCAGAAGTCCTTCTTCGACGCCCGCGTCATTCCGTCGGTGGCCTACACCGATCCGGAAGTGGCCTGGGTCGGCCTGACCGAGGACGAAGCCAAGAAGCAGGGCATCAAGATCGAGAAGGGCGTGTTCCCCTGGGCCGCCTCCGGCCGCGCCATCGCCAATGGCCGCGACGAAGGCTTCACCAAGCTCATCTTCGACGCGGAAACGCATCGCATCCTGGGCGGCAGCATCGTCGGCACCCACGCCGGCGACCTGATCAGCGAACTGGCCCTGGCCGTCGAAATGGGCGCCGACGTCGTCGACATCGCCAAGACCATCCACCCGCACCCGACCCTTGGTGAATCGGTGGGCATGGCGGCCGAAGTCGCCGAAGGCGTCTGCACCGACTTGCCGCCGATGAAGAAGAAGTAA